The proteins below come from a single Thermocrinis sp. genomic window:
- a CDS encoding MqnA/MqnD/SBP family protein, which produces MLIRIAHSPDADDAFMFYPLTAGIIDTEGLQIEHVLADIQTLNEHAMKGTYEVSAVSFHVYPYISDKYLVLPSGGSVGDGYGPLVVAKEKLQSLKGEKVAVPGLLTTAYLVLKLYEPEIEPVVYPFDQILDAVLSEQVKAGLVIHEGQLGYQERGLLKVVDLGEWWKSQTGLPLPLGCNVVRRDLGKEIIRKIERLMKKSIEYALSHREEALSFAIKYAREIKEDKAKVDRFVSMYVNQRTLDYGEDGRKAVRLLLELGYKQGIIKVPPPDVVFSDS; this is translated from the coding sequence ATGCTGATAAGGATAGCTCACAGTCCAGACGCAGACGATGCTTTTATGTTCTATCCATTAACCGCTGGTATTATAGACACAGAAGGTTTGCAGATAGAACACGTGCTGGCGGATATTCAGACCTTAAACGAGCATGCAATGAAAGGAACTTATGAAGTTTCTGCAGTTTCTTTCCACGTCTATCCATACATCTCCGATAAATACTTAGTCCTTCCAAGTGGAGGAAGTGTGGGAGACGGCTATGGACCTTTGGTTGTCGCAAAGGAAAAGCTACAGAGCCTGAAGGGAGAAAAAGTAGCCGTTCCTGGACTTTTAACTACAGCTTACTTAGTCTTAAAGCTTTACGAGCCAGAGATTGAACCGGTAGTCTATCCTTTTGACCAAATCCTTGATGCGGTTTTATCTGAACAAGTTAAAGCAGGGCTGGTAATACACGAAGGACAGTTAGGATACCAAGAAAGAGGACTTTTAAAAGTAGTAGATTTAGGGGAATGGTGGAAATCCCAAACTGGCCTTCCACTACCCTTGGGTTGCAATGTGGTAAGGAGAGATTTAGGGAAGGAAATTATAAGGAAGATAGAAAGACTTATGAAAAAAAGCATTGAATATGCACTCTCCCACAGAGAAGAAGCCCTCAGCTTTGCCATAAAATACGCAAGGGAAATAAAGGAAGACAAAGCAAAAGTGGATAGATTCGTAAGTATGTATGTAAATCAAAGAACTCTGGACTATGGAGAGGATGGCAGAAAGGCAGTAAGGCTACTTTTGGAGCTTGGATACAAACAAGGTATAATAAAAGTTCCACCACCTGACGTTGTATTTTCAGATAGTTGA
- the purH gene encoding bifunctional phosphoribosylaminoimidazolecarboxamide formyltransferase/IMP cyclohydrolase, with amino-acid sequence MKAIISVYYKEGVEELAYALKEAGYELISSGGTSNYLRKKGLEVVEVENITKFPEIFDGRVKTLHPAIHGGILMRNWVEKDLEEAKRFGIEPIDVVVVNLYPLEEKLSEGLEEKELMEFIDIGGPALLRASAKNFYRVLVVCDPKDYGWVAQKLKEGSLTLEDRKYLAVKAFSLTAYYDSLISRALSDLFEVDRIFPKFAIPVKSLGELRYGENPHQRAWLLENPLEGLGITKVKILHGKEMSYNNYLDADSALKLVSQFQERACVIVKHNNPCGVALGKSPAEAFLKAKETDPESAFGGIVAFNQPVDLETAELLKELFLEVVLATDYEEKALEVLKTKKNLRIIQFFGLSNYWDIKKVSGGYLLQEEDTVDYQKLEVVSQRKPTQEEMEDMLFAFKVCKYAKSNAIVIAKDGRTLGIGTGNTSRVDSLRCAIQKAKRFGFDLKGAVMASEAFLPFSDSVELCAEVGISAIIQPGGSIRDKEVIQACDRHGIALIFTGTRHFRH; translated from the coding sequence ATGAAGGCTATTATTTCCGTGTATTACAAAGAAGGAGTAGAGGAGTTAGCCTATGCCTTGAAAGAAGCTGGATATGAGCTTATATCTTCCGGAGGCACTTCTAATTACTTAAGAAAAAAGGGATTAGAAGTTGTAGAGGTGGAAAACATCACAAAGTTTCCGGAAATCTTTGACGGTAGAGTAAAAACGCTACATCCTGCCATACACGGCGGCATACTCATGAGGAATTGGGTAGAAAAGGATTTAGAAGAAGCCAAAAGGTTTGGAATAGAGCCTATAGATGTGGTAGTGGTAAATCTATATCCCCTTGAGGAAAAACTTTCCGAGGGGTTGGAAGAGAAGGAACTTATGGAGTTTATAGATATTGGTGGTCCAGCCCTTCTTAGGGCTTCTGCCAAGAATTTTTACAGGGTTTTGGTGGTATGTGATCCGAAGGATTACGGATGGGTTGCCCAAAAGTTGAAAGAAGGCAGCCTTACTCTGGAAGATAGAAAATACCTTGCGGTAAAGGCCTTTTCTTTGACTGCATACTACGACAGTTTAATCTCAAGGGCTCTCTCTGACCTTTTTGAAGTGGATAGAATATTTCCAAAGTTCGCCATTCCAGTTAAATCCCTTGGAGAGTTAAGATATGGAGAAAATCCACACCAAAGGGCTTGGCTTTTGGAGAATCCCTTAGAAGGTTTGGGCATAACTAAGGTCAAGATCCTTCACGGAAAGGAGATGTCCTATAACAACTATTTAGATGCGGACTCCGCTCTTAAGCTCGTGTCCCAGTTTCAGGAGCGAGCGTGCGTTATTGTAAAGCACAACAATCCTTGCGGAGTAGCCCTTGGCAAAAGTCCAGCGGAAGCCTTTCTGAAAGCCAAAGAAACTGACCCAGAATCAGCCTTTGGTGGTATAGTGGCTTTTAACCAGCCTGTAGATTTAGAAACTGCAGAGCTGCTAAAGGAGCTTTTCCTTGAGGTAGTCCTTGCAACTGATTATGAGGAAAAAGCGCTGGAAGTTCTAAAAACCAAGAAAAATCTAAGGATCATTCAATTTTTTGGCCTGTCTAACTACTGGGATATTAAAAAGGTCAGCGGTGGGTATTTACTTCAGGAAGAAGACACCGTAGATTATCAAAAGCTTGAAGTGGTAAGTCAAAGAAAGCCAACGCAGGAGGAAATGGAAGATATGCTTTTTGCTTTTAAGGTTTGTAAATACGCAAAGTCCAACGCCATAGTTATAGCAAAAGATGGCAGGACTCTGGGCATTGGCACGGGAAACACTTCAAGGGTTGATAGCTTAAGGTGTGCCATTCAAAAGGCTAAGAGGTTTGGCTTTGACCTTAAAGGTGCGGTGATGGCTTCGGAAGCTTTTTTGCCTTTTAGCGACAGCGTGGAGCTCTGCGCAGAGGTAGGCATATCCGCCATAATACAACCTGGTGGTTCTATAAGGGACAAAGAAGTAATACAGGCTTGTGATAGACATGGAATAGCTCTTATTTTTACTGGAACAAGACACTTTAGGCACTAA
- the purQ gene encoding phosphoribosylformylglycinamidine synthase I, which translates to MKFGVCVFPGSNCDYDTYYVLRDVVGVEVRFLDYRETRIENLDCVILPGGFSFGDYLRAGALASKTPLAKAIVDFAQKGGFVVGICNGFQILTELHLLPGALLKNENLRFVCKDVFLRVENNSTPFTKKLEKGEIIKLPIAHAEGRYYLPEEELREVEKKGQVLFRYCQEDGTVSQEANPNGSVGNIAGVCNREFNVFGLMPHPERACEDILGYHDGLLLWYSLVSA; encoded by the coding sequence ATGAAGTTTGGAGTTTGTGTGTTTCCCGGTTCTAACTGCGACTACGACACCTATTACGTGCTTAGGGACGTGGTGGGGGTTGAGGTAAGATTTTTGGACTACAGAGAAACAAGAATAGAAAACTTGGATTGTGTGATTCTGCCCGGTGGCTTTTCCTTTGGCGACTACCTAAGAGCTGGTGCGCTGGCTAGCAAGACCCCTTTGGCAAAGGCTATTGTGGATTTTGCTCAAAAAGGTGGGTTCGTGGTTGGGATTTGTAATGGTTTTCAGATTTTAACCGAGCTTCATCTTTTGCCGGGAGCTCTTCTAAAAAACGAAAATTTAAGATTCGTTTGCAAAGACGTGTTTTTAAGAGTGGAAAATAATTCTACACCTTTTACTAAAAAGCTGGAAAAAGGAGAAATCATAAAACTTCCAATAGCTCACGCAGAAGGCAGGTATTACCTTCCAGAAGAAGAGCTAAGGGAAGTGGAAAAGAAAGGTCAGGTGCTCTTTAGATACTGCCAAGAAGATGGCACAGTAAGTCAAGAGGCCAATCCCAACGGTTCTGTAGGAAACATAGCAGGGGTCTGCAACAGAGAGTTTAACGTCTTTGGACTTATGCCCCATCCAGAGAGAGCCTGCGAGGATATCTTAGGATATCACGATGGGCTCTTGCTTTGGTATTCCTTGGTTAGTGCCTAA
- the purS gene encoding phosphoribosylformylglycinamidine synthase subunit PurS — translation MRVRVLIVPKEGLLDPEGRAVKEVLEDNGYSVKNVRVGKIIEMDVEDASQVKEIVEKFLYNPLIEEYVIE, via the coding sequence ATGAGAGTTAGGGTTTTGATCGTTCCAAAGGAAGGGCTCTTGGACCCAGAAGGTAGAGCTGTAAAAGAGGTGTTGGAAGACAACGGCTATAGTGTAAAGAACGTTAGGGTTGGTAAGATAATTGAGATGGATGTGGAAGATGCTTCCCAGGTTAAAGAGATTGTGGAGAAGTTTCTCTATAATCCCCTCATAGAGGAGTACGTTATAGAATGA